One genomic window of Aliiroseovarius sp. M344 includes the following:
- a CDS encoding vWA domain-containing protein — protein MSDDLDDLKAALRATPPAPEPSRKEADLALAMKNFDDLQGSRSDARPTSDTPKFGVIGKGVSKMLNALNTRGGLAATTAMVAVGFAVLVVMPNVDEVALPDVTMMPTPTVDDVVREEEIAAAPAPATLGKTAPQSVRPRSDMTAELRAQSGQTAPAVVAEPLMEADASTFADGESYVIRGEMPAVLPTPTEVNGEEYANEAASPLKITSEEPVSTFSIDVDTASYAVVRRDLKSGYLPNPDAVRIEEMVNYFPYTYPAPDGPHPFAPTVTTMQTPWNAGTQLVQIGIQGEMVDDRPPLNLVFLVDTSGSMSDPDKLPLLKQSLRLMLSELRPEDEVAIVAYAGSAGEVLEPTKAADRATILAALDRLDAGGSTAGAEGIELAYQVAERMFDDGEVGRVLLATDGDFNVGIHDPDQLKDYIAKKRDTGTYLSILGFGRGNLDDVTMQALAQNGNGQAAYIDTLGEARKVLVDQLSGALYPLADDVKIQVEFNPAQIAEYRLIGYETRALKREDFNNDKVDAGEIGAGHQVTAIYEVTPVGSDAVLTDALRYAPAPEVDGSGELGFLKLRYKRPGEDISTLIETPIIAGAVDAGPEQRFAAAIAGFGQLLRQDKYLGDWTYSDAIALANQTKGDDPYGYRAEAVTLMRLAESLSN, from the coding sequence ATGAGCGACGATCTTGACGATCTGAAGGCCGCCTTGCGCGCGACCCCGCCTGCGCCAGAACCCTCGAGGAAAGAGGCCGATCTGGCGCTTGCCATGAAAAATTTCGATGACCTCCAAGGATCGCGGTCTGACGCGCGTCCTACCTCTGACACTCCAAAGTTTGGGGTGATTGGAAAAGGAGTTTCGAAAATGTTGAATGCTTTGAATACGCGCGGCGGATTGGCCGCGACAACGGCAATGGTCGCCGTTGGGTTTGCAGTGCTGGTGGTGATGCCGAACGTGGACGAGGTCGCGTTGCCAGACGTGACAATGATGCCAACGCCAACAGTCGATGACGTAGTGCGCGAGGAAGAAATCGCTGCAGCGCCAGCCCCTGCGACGTTGGGCAAAACCGCCCCACAATCGGTGCGTCCTCGGTCGGACATGACTGCGGAGCTGCGCGCACAATCCGGGCAGACCGCACCGGCCGTCGTTGCAGAGCCATTGATGGAGGCCGACGCGTCAACCTTTGCCGACGGTGAAAGCTACGTCATCCGAGGCGAAATGCCCGCCGTTCTGCCGACGCCAACAGAGGTTAACGGCGAAGAATATGCCAACGAAGCCGCCTCGCCCCTGAAAATCACCTCTGAGGAACCAGTGTCGACCTTCTCGATCGACGTGGATACGGCAAGCTATGCCGTTGTGCGGCGTGATCTGAAGTCAGGCTATCTGCCGAACCCGGACGCGGTGCGGATCGAGGAGATGGTGAATTACTTCCCCTACACCTACCCCGCCCCCGATGGCCCGCACCCGTTCGCCCCGACCGTCACGACGATGCAAACCCCGTGGAATGCGGGCACGCAACTGGTGCAGATCGGCATTCAGGGCGAAATGGTCGACGACCGCCCGCCCCTGAATCTCGTCTTTCTAGTCGACACGTCCGGGTCGATGTCAGACCCCGACAAGCTTCCGCTTCTGAAGCAAAGCTTGCGGCTGATGCTGTCCGAACTGCGCCCGGAAGATGAAGTTGCGATCGTCGCTTATGCGGGCAGCGCGGGAGAGGTGCTGGAACCCACCAAGGCTGCGGATCGCGCCACCATTCTGGCCGCTTTGGATCGATTGGATGCAGGCGGGTCAACCGCCGGGGCCGAAGGCATCGAACTTGCCTATCAAGTCGCCGAACGGATGTTTGACGACGGCGAAGTGGGTCGGGTTCTATTGGCCACAGATGGGGATTTCAATGTCGGCATTCACGACCCAGATCAGCTGAAAGATTACATTGCCAAGAAGCGCGACACCGGCACCTATCTGTCGATCTTGGGCTTTGGGCGCGGCAATCTGGATGACGTAACCATGCAGGCGCTGGCGCAGAATGGTAACGGGCAAGCCGCTTATATCGACACACTGGGCGAGGCACGAAAAGTGCTGGTCGACCAGCTGTCCGGTGCGCTCTATCCCCTTGCCGATGATGTAAAAATCCAAGTTGAGTTCAATCCGGCCCAGATCGCGGAATACCGATTGATCGGTTATGAAACCCGCGCCCTGAAACGCGAGGATTTCAACAACGACAAAGTCGACGCCGGTGAGATTGGTGCTGGTCACCAAGTCACCGCGATCTATGAGGTCACGCCGGTTGGGTCGGACGCCGTCTTGACCGACGCGCTGCGCTATGCGCCCGCGCCGGAGGTAGACGGTTCAGGCGAGCTTGGCTTCCTGAAGCTGCGTTATAAGCGTCCGGGCGAAGACATCAGTACCCTGATCGAAACCCCAATCATCGCGGGTGCTGTTGACGCAGGCCCAGAGCAACGGTTTGCCGCCGCCATTGCAGGTTTCGGGCAACTTTTGCGCCAAGACAAATACCTTGGTGACTGGACATACTCCGACGCCATTGCTTTGGCCAATCAAACGAAAGGTGACGACCCTTACGGCTATCGCGCCGAAGCGGTCACGCTGATGCGTCTGGCCGAAAGCCTGTCCAACTAA
- a CDS encoding NAD-dependent succinate-semialdehyde dehydrogenase produces MSANATELKSLLKDPSLVETRAYVNGEWVDAKDGATFNVSNPARGDVIAKVADLSRAEVAHAIECADKAGREWAKRTAKDRANIMRKWFNLMMENQGDLATILTAEMGKPLAESMGEIAYGASFIEWFGEEAKRIYGETIPGHQPDKRLMVIRQPIGVVASITPWNFPNAMITRKCGPAVAAGCGFVGRPAAETPLSATALAVLAHRAGVPAGVFNIVPSSRSSDIGKEFCENPLVRKLTFTGSTNVGRILLRQAADQVLKCSMELGGNAPFIVFDDADLDAAVEGAIACKFRNNGQTCVCANRIYVQEGVYDDFAARFAKAVSALPVGDGLNEGIALGPLISDAAVQKVREHVADATSKGGEVILGGKEHEKGGLFFEPTIIKNATRDMEVATDETFGPMAPLFMFKDEDDVIAQANDTIFGLASYFYANNLSRVYKVAEALEYGIVGVNTGIISTETAPFGGVKQSGLGREGSRHGIEDFLEMKYICMSV; encoded by the coding sequence ATGTCCGCAAACGCAACCGAGCTGAAGAGCTTGCTAAAAGACCCGTCCTTGGTCGAAACCCGCGCTTATGTGAACGGTGAATGGGTCGATGCAAAAGACGGCGCGACCTTCAACGTGTCCAACCCGGCGCGCGGTGACGTGATTGCGAAAGTGGCCGATCTGTCGCGGGCCGAAGTCGCACACGCCATTGAATGCGCCGACAAAGCTGGCCGCGAATGGGCCAAACGCACCGCGAAGGACCGCGCCAACATCATGCGCAAATGGTTCAACCTGATGATGGAAAACCAGGGCGACCTGGCGACCATCCTGACAGCTGAAATGGGCAAGCCGCTGGCCGAATCCATGGGCGAGATTGCCTATGGGGCCAGCTTCATTGAATGGTTCGGTGAAGAAGCGAAACGTATCTATGGCGAAACCATCCCCGGTCACCAGCCTGACAAGCGCCTGATGGTGATCCGCCAGCCGATTGGGGTTGTCGCCTCGATCACACCGTGGAACTTCCCCAACGCGATGATCACCCGCAAATGCGGCCCGGCTGTGGCCGCTGGCTGTGGCTTCGTGGGTCGCCCGGCTGCTGAAACGCCGCTTTCTGCCACGGCGCTGGCCGTTCTTGCCCATCGTGCTGGCGTGCCCGCCGGTGTGTTCAACATCGTGCCCAGCTCGCGTAGCTCGGACATTGGCAAAGAGTTCTGCGAAAACCCCTTGGTGCGCAAACTGACTTTCACAGGCTCGACCAATGTTGGCCGCATTCTGCTGCGTCAGGCCGCGGATCAGGTGCTGAAATGCTCGATGGAGCTGGGCGGCAACGCACCGTTCATCGTGTTTGACGACGCCGATCTGGATGCCGCCGTGGAAGGCGCCATCGCCTGCAAATTCCGCAACAACGGCCAGACCTGCGTCTGTGCGAACCGCATCTATGTGCAGGAAGGCGTCTATGACGATTTCGCCGCACGTTTTGCCAAAGCTGTGTCCGCCCTGCCCGTCGGCGATGGCCTGAACGAAGGCATCGCCCTTGGTCCGTTGATCTCTGACGCCGCAGTTCAAAAAGTGCGCGAACATGTGGCGGACGCAACATCGAAAGGTGGCGAAGTGATCCTTGGCGGTAAGGAGCATGAAAAGGGCGGGCTGTTCTTCGAACCCACCATCATCAAGAACGCCACACGTGACATGGAAGTCGCCACCGACGAGACTTTCGGCCCGATGGCGCCGCTGTTCATGTTCAAAGATGAAGACGACGTGATTGCACAGGCCAATGACACGATCTTTGGTCTGGCATCCTATTTCTATGCCAACAACCTGAGCCGCGTCTACAAAGTGGCGGAGGCACTGGAATACGGCATCGTCGGCGTGAACACCGGCATCATCTCGACCGAAACCGCCCCGTTTGGCGGCGTGAAACAGTCGGGCCTTGGCCGCGAAGGCTCCCGCCACGGGATCGAGGATTTTCTTGAGATGAAGTATATCTGCATGTCGGTCTAA
- a CDS encoding P1 family peptidase — MRPGPKNLITDVAGLRVGNAQDDVIKTGATVLVGDAPFTAGVHIMGGAPGTRETALLAPDKLVQQVDALVLSGGSAFGLDAASGVADALRTQGRGFQVGDQRVPIVPGAILFDLLNGGDKGWAENPYKALGRVALDAASEDFDLGSFGAGTGATVDGLKGGLGSASLVLDNGITIGALVAVNALGAVTIGDGPSFWAAPWEMGGEFGDRGMGKHDPCAEPRPEARLGENTTIAIIATDANLTQAQATRLANAAHDGMARAIHPSHTPFDGDLVFAAATGVKSLPDPGFDALRLGHAAATCLARAIARGVYAATSAEQDTLPTWAEKFS, encoded by the coding sequence ATGCGCCCCGGACCCAAAAACCTGATCACCGATGTGGCCGGCCTGCGGGTCGGGAACGCGCAGGATGATGTGATCAAAACCGGCGCAACCGTGCTGGTCGGGGATGCACCGTTCACGGCGGGCGTTCACATCATGGGCGGTGCGCCGGGAACGCGCGAAACCGCCCTGCTGGCGCCGGACAAGCTGGTTCAGCAAGTCGATGCGCTGGTTCTGTCGGGCGGATCTGCCTTCGGGCTGGACGCCGCGTCTGGCGTGGCAGATGCCTTGCGCACGCAGGGGCGCGGGTTTCAGGTGGGCGACCAGCGGGTGCCGATTGTGCCGGGCGCGATCCTGTTTGACCTGCTGAATGGCGGTGACAAGGGGTGGGCCGAAAACCCCTACAAGGCACTTGGCCGGGTAGCGCTAGATGCCGCCAGTGAAGATTTCGATCTTGGTTCGTTTGGCGCAGGCACCGGAGCCACCGTTGACGGGTTGAAGGGTGGTCTCGGGTCAGCCTCGCTGGTGCTGGACAATGGGATCACGATCGGGGCTTTGGTCGCGGTAAACGCGCTGGGGGCGGTCACGATAGGGGACGGCCCTTCGTTCTGGGCGGCCCCCTGGGAGATGGGAGGCGAATTCGGCGATCGTGGCATGGGCAAACATGACCCCTGCGCCGAACCGCGCCCCGAAGCCCGGTTGGGCGAAAACACCACCATCGCCATCATCGCGACCGACGCCAACCTGACACAAGCGCAGGCCACCCGACTGGCCAATGCTGCTCATGACGGCATGGCGCGCGCGATCCATCCCAGCCACACCCCTTTCGATGGTGATCTGGTGTTTGCAGCGGCCACCGGCGTCAAATCCCTACCCGATCCGGGGTTTGATGCGCTCAGGCTAGGCCACGCGGCAGCCACCTGTCTGGCCCGTGCCATCGCCCGTGGGGTCTACGCCGCCACGTCCGCAGAACAGGACACCCTGCCCACATGGGCCGAGAAATTTTCTTGA
- a CDS encoding trypsin-like serine peptidase, translating into MKKLIAMMAVGLWLASPLVASDPSPLRTLMTGDDSRGWEGVGRLNIGPGGLCTGAMIADNLVLTAAHCLFSKATGERAHPEDIQFLAGWRNGRASAYRGVRRVVVHPDYTFTADDRAARVVNDLAVLELDQPIRKSSVKPFAVYSRPKKGAEVGVVSYAHDRSESPALQEMCQVLARQSGALVMSCSVDFGSSGAPVFVVQDGKPAIVSVISAKAMVRDIPVSLGTNLEKPLADLMQMLANGDGVFTRVEPVSRPPVSTFGSGAAGPGGAKFLRP; encoded by the coding sequence ATGAAGAAATTAATTGCTATGATGGCGGTGGGCCTTTGGCTCGCCAGTCCACTGGTCGCATCCGACCCGTCACCCCTTCGCACCTTGATGACGGGCGATGACAGTCGTGGATGGGAAGGCGTGGGGCGTTTGAATATTGGCCCGGGTGGATTGTGCACAGGTGCGATGATCGCTGACAATCTGGTGCTGACCGCAGCTCATTGTTTGTTTAGCAAGGCGACCGGAGAGCGGGCCCACCCCGAAGACATTCAGTTTCTGGCTGGATGGCGTAATGGCCGCGCGTCGGCATATCGCGGAGTGCGGCGCGTGGTGGTGCATCCGGATTATACATTTACTGCCGATGACAGGGCGGCGCGGGTGGTCAATGATCTGGCTGTGCTGGAGTTGGACCAACCGATACGCAAGAGCTCAGTCAAACCCTTTGCGGTCTATTCGCGACCGAAGAAGGGGGCCGAGGTGGGTGTCGTCTCGTATGCCCATGATCGTTCAGAAAGCCCGGCCCTGCAGGAGATGTGTCAGGTGCTGGCCCGCCAAAGCGGCGCTTTGGTGATGAGTTGTTCCGTCGATTTTGGATCGTCCGGCGCGCCGGTATTTGTTGTGCAGGACGGCAAACCCGCCATCGTTTCGGTGATTTCCGCCAAGGCGATGGTGCGCGACATTCCCGTGTCGCTTGGTACAAATCTTGAGAAACCTCTCGCAGACCTGATGCAGATGCTTGCCAACGGTGACGGCGTGTTCACACGGGTCGAGCCGGTATCACGGCCGCCGGTCAGCACATTTGGGTCCGGCGCGGCGGGACCAGGAGGCGCGAAATTCCTGCGTCCCTGA
- a CDS encoding alpha/beta hydrolase — protein MNFDIAYANADFIPNGYEFPAKWEKMASDFRSAHKNLRLDVLYGEDASNALDLVLPEGAPRGLAVFVHGGYWKAFGRRDWTHLAAGAVAQGFAVALPSYPLAPGARISEITRLVAKAIDTAADQVDGPVYLAGHSAGGHLVARMNCLDVPLACRDRIARIMPISPLGDLRPLMQTAMNDTLKIDEAEALAESPVLTDARAGIPTTVWVGADERPAFLGQARDLVLAWPEADLIIAPDRHHFDVIEPLADPESDMVATLLD, from the coding sequence ATGAATTTCGACATAGCCTATGCGAATGCGGATTTCATCCCGAATGGTTACGAATTTCCGGCCAAATGGGAAAAAATGGCGAGCGACTTTCGATCAGCGCACAAGAATCTTCGATTGGATGTGCTATATGGAGAAGATGCTTCGAATGCGTTGGATTTGGTGCTGCCAGAGGGGGCACCGAGGGGACTCGCTGTGTTCGTCCATGGGGGCTATTGGAAGGCCTTTGGACGTCGCGACTGGACCCATCTGGCAGCAGGCGCGGTCGCGCAGGGATTTGCGGTGGCGTTGCCGTCGTATCCGTTGGCACCGGGCGCGCGGATATCCGAGATCACACGCTTGGTAGCGAAGGCCATCGACACTGCTGCGGATCAGGTAGACGGACCGGTTTATTTGGCGGGTCATTCGGCTGGCGGGCATCTGGTGGCACGGATGAACTGCCTTGATGTGCCGCTGGCCTGCCGTGACCGGATCGCCCGGATCATGCCAATATCGCCACTTGGTGATCTTCGCCCGCTGATGCAAACGGCGATGAACGACACGCTCAAGATTGATGAAGCCGAGGCGCTGGCTGAAAGCCCGGTGCTGACCGACGCGCGGGCGGGCATTCCGACCACCGTCTGGGTTGGGGCCGATGAACGCCCCGCATTTCTGGGTCAGGCTCGCGATCTGGTGCTGGCATGGCCCGAGGCTGATTTGATCATTGCGCCAGACCGCCACCATTTCGACGTGATCGAGCCACTGGCTGACCCGGAAAGCGATATGGTGGCGACCCTTTTAGATTGA
- a CDS encoding Hsp20 family protein, translating into MRNFDLSPLYRATVGFDQIADLMDRVLTNDVSRESYPPYNIEKIADDGWRISVAVAGFAESDLSVEVRENALFITAKKADEEERTYLHRGIATRAFERRFHLADHVRVTGAAHEHGMLHIDLVREVPEALKPRRIEIAQSKDVEHKAIEA; encoded by the coding sequence ATGCGTAATTTTGACCTTTCACCCCTTTACCGTGCCACTGTCGGATTTGACCAGATCGCCGACCTGATGGATCGGGTTTTGACCAATGACGTGAGCCGCGAAAGCTATCCACCCTATAACATTGAAAAGATCGCCGATGACGGCTGGCGGATATCCGTCGCTGTGGCAGGGTTTGCCGAAAGCGACTTGTCAGTAGAAGTTCGCGAGAATGCGCTTTTCATCACCGCCAAGAAGGCTGATGAAGAAGAGCGGACCTATCTGCACCGTGGCATCGCCACCCGCGCGTTCGAGCGTCGCTTCCATCTGGCTGATCATGTTCGCGTAACCGGCGCAGCTCATGAGCACGGCATGTTGCATATCGACCTTGTGCGCGAGGTGCCCGAAGCGCTGAAACCCCGTCGGATCGAGATTGCTCAGTCCAAAGACGTGGAACACAAGGCGATCGAAGCCTAA
- a CDS encoding DMT family transporter produces MAHQSTLTTPVKAAGLMVLAGASFAVVNTALQGATMKIGASAPSVTFWQYLIALGFYLPWVFRHRTAVMKTGQVWLHILRVVLAAGGVQLWTLGLAHVPIWQAIALILLSPFFVTLGAGLILRETVSIHRWGAVILGILGGAIILEPWSDRFELVALLPVGAAALWAASSVVTKFLTRADGPETVTIYLLVLLSPINAALALGSGFAIPTGAIWLVVAAGLLTALAQHVLVRAYSLADAAFLQPFDHLKLVFNVVLGFVVFGFLPTGSMWLGTAIILAASFFLLEQERRQTA; encoded by the coding sequence ATGGCTCATCAATCGACACTGACCACGCCTGTAAAGGCGGCGGGTCTTATGGTTCTGGCAGGCGCAAGTTTCGCTGTCGTGAACACGGCCCTTCAAGGGGCCACAATGAAAATTGGGGCCTCCGCGCCCTCGGTCACCTTCTGGCAATACCTGATCGCACTGGGCTTCTATTTGCCGTGGGTGTTTCGACATCGTACTGCGGTGATGAAAACCGGGCAGGTCTGGCTGCATATCCTGCGCGTCGTTTTGGCAGCCGGAGGCGTACAACTTTGGACACTGGGGTTGGCACATGTGCCGATCTGGCAAGCCATCGCGCTGATCCTGTTGTCACCCTTCTTCGTGACACTCGGCGCCGGGCTGATCCTGCGCGAAACCGTGTCAATCCACCGCTGGGGCGCAGTTATTTTGGGGATCCTTGGTGGCGCGATTATTCTGGAGCCGTGGTCAGACCGGTTCGAGCTTGTCGCCCTGCTGCCTGTCGGTGCCGCTGCCTTGTGGGCAGCCAGTTCGGTGGTGACGAAATTCCTGACCCGCGCTGACGGTCCGGAAACCGTCACGATCTATCTGTTGGTTCTGCTAAGCCCGATCAACGCGGCTTTGGCGTTGGGATCCGGCTTTGCCATACCAACTGGCGCAATCTGGTTGGTCGTTGCGGCTGGTCTTTTGACTGCCTTGGCCCAGCACGTTCTAGTGCGCGCCTATTCGCTGGCAGACGCGGCCTTCCTGCAACCCTTTGACCACCTGAAACTGGTGTTCAACGTGGTGCTGGGCTTCGTTGTATTCGGCTTCTTGCCGACCGGGTCGATGTGGTTGGGAACGGCGATCATCCTTGCCGCCAGCTTCTTTCTGTTGGAGCAGGAGCGTCGCCAGACGGCATAA
- a CDS encoding RNA polymerase sigma factor has translation MMEQDEELAQAAATGDRAAFAALLSRHYDRLFAFTFRLTGHRAEAEDLTQDICAALPAKLASFKGEARFTTWLYRVAVNATHDHRRRAVTRAKAADGWGDWEVNRRAAIREEAEAQDWLGQAMTALPDELRDTVALVLGEELTQAQAGEVLGLSEGTIAWRMSEVKKRLRAMRAEEDAI, from the coding sequence ATGATGGAACAAGACGAAGAACTGGCCCAAGCGGCGGCGACCGGGGACAGGGCTGCCTTTGCGGCCCTCTTGTCGCGCCACTATGATCGGCTGTTTGCCTTCACGTTTCGTCTGACGGGCCACCGGGCCGAGGCCGAGGATCTGACGCAGGACATCTGCGCCGCTCTGCCTGCGAAACTTGCGAGTTTCAAAGGCGAAGCGCGGTTCACAACGTGGCTTTACCGGGTCGCTGTAAACGCCACCCATGACCACCGCCGACGCGCCGTAACCCGTGCGAAGGCTGCCGACGGCTGGGGCGACTGGGAAGTGAACAGGCGCGCGGCAATCCGTGAGGAAGCCGAGGCGCAGGATTGGTTAGGCCAAGCCATGACCGCCTTGCCCGATGAATTGCGCGATACCGTCGCGCTGGTTTTGGGTGAAGAATTGACACAGGCGCAAGCGGGCGAGGTTTTGGGCCTGTCAGAAGGCACAATCGCCTGGCGCATGTCCGAAGTGAAAAAACGCCTGCGTGCGATGCGGGCAGAGGAGGACGCGATATGA
- a CDS encoding trypsin-like serine peptidase, whose amino-acid sequence MLVTLPTATAEDSTGLRRLTQREDLFGYEAVGRLDFGEQGYCTGVLIATDLVLTAAHCLRGVARAGNVKGLQFRAGLRDGRAIASRTITQAVMHPGYDPDQRMTAVNIRNDVGLVKLDTPIPAAVAAPFVVSRLPQAKRQVSVVSYGQGRDAALSRQAVCDVLGRQAGLLAFDCNVTFGSSGAPVFDDSARRVRIVSLVSAGTRGQRNKIAYGAELYERVAEVKRALRAGTGVIGDTNFGSRRIGVDQENDTGARFLRP is encoded by the coding sequence ATGTTGGTCACTCTTCCGACCGCGACGGCCGAAGACTCCACTGGCCTGCGGCGGCTAACGCAACGTGAAGACCTGTTCGGATATGAAGCCGTCGGGCGATTGGATTTCGGAGAGCAGGGCTATTGCACGGGCGTGCTGATTGCCACGGATCTTGTCCTGACCGCCGCCCATTGCCTTCGCGGTGTCGCCCGCGCAGGCAATGTCAAAGGGCTTCAGTTTCGTGCTGGCTTGCGGGATGGGCGCGCGATTGCATCGCGCACTATTACTCAAGCTGTCATGCATCCCGGTTATGACCCGGACCAACGAATGACCGCGGTGAATATTCGCAATGATGTTGGATTGGTGAAACTTGACACCCCGATCCCCGCCGCAGTCGCGGCGCCGTTTGTTGTGTCACGTCTGCCGCAGGCAAAACGACAGGTGTCGGTGGTCAGTTACGGCCAAGGGCGCGATGCAGCCTTGTCCCGACAAGCGGTTTGCGACGTGTTGGGGCGACAAGCTGGATTGCTGGCATTTGATTGCAACGTCACCTTCGGGTCGTCCGGCGCACCGGTGTTTGATGACAGCGCGCGTCGTGTGCGCATCGTCTCGCTGGTGTCTGCTGGAACGCGCGGCCAGCGCAACAAGATCGCTTATGGCGCTGAATTGTACGAGCGTGTTGCCGAAGTGAAGCGCGCTTTGCGGGCCGGCACTGGTGTTATAGGGGACACCAACTTTGGATCACGACGCATTGGCGTCGATCAGGAAAACGACACAGGCGCTAGATTTCTGCGCCCCTGA
- the glcF gene encoding glycolate oxidase subunit GlcF: MQTHFTDEQLKDPAIKRANEILRSCVHCGFCTATCPSYQVLGDELDSPRGRIYLIKDMLEAGRAADKKTVEHVDKCLSCLACMSTCPSGVHYMHLIDHARAHIEKTYKRPLFDRMLRWTLAQIIPYPGRFRLAMQAARLGRPLRKFMPDPRLEAMLEMAPPKLPKPSQNDKPQTFPAKGVRKKRVALLTGCAQKALDTDINDATIRLLTRLGCEVVVAKGMGCCGALTHHMGKEHESHAQAGANINAWMREKNRDGLDAIVINTSGCGTTVKDYGHMFRNDALAEDAATVSGLAMDVSELLMTLDLPEAQMNKRVAYHSACSLQHGQQVKTHPKTLLKRAGFEVVEPVDAHLCCGSAGTYNLMQPEISQELKRRKVANLEAKTPQIIAAGNIGCMMQIGSGTSVPVVHTVELLDWATGGPQPRKLT, encoded by the coding sequence ATGCAAACGCATTTCACCGACGAGCAGTTGAAAGACCCCGCGATCAAGCGCGCAAACGAGATTTTGCGCTCGTGTGTTCACTGCGGATTTTGCACGGCGACCTGTCCCAGCTATCAGGTGTTGGGCGATGAACTGGACAGCCCACGGGGTCGCATCTATCTGATCAAGGACATGCTTGAGGCTGGACGCGCCGCCGACAAGAAAACGGTCGAGCATGTGGACAAGTGCCTGTCTTGCCTTGCTTGCATGTCGACCTGTCCGTCAGGCGTGCATTACATGCATCTGATCGACCATGCCCGCGCCCATATCGAAAAGACCTATAAGCGGCCATTGTTTGACCGGATGTTGCGCTGGACGTTGGCGCAGATCATTCCTTATCCGGGGCGGTTCCGGCTGGCGATGCAGGCGGCACGTCTGGGCCGTCCGCTGCGCAAATTCATGCCTGACCCGCGGCTTGAAGCGATGCTGGAAATGGCGCCGCCGAAACTGCCCAAGCCAAGTCAGAATGACAAACCTCAGACCTTCCCAGCCAAGGGCGTGCGCAAGAAGCGGGTGGCCTTGTTGACCGGTTGCGCACAGAAGGCGTTGGACACGGACATCAATGATGCAACCATCCGTCTGCTGACCCGGTTGGGGTGCGAGGTTGTTGTGGCCAAGGGCATGGGGTGTTGCGGCGCGTTGACTCATCACATGGGCAAAGAGCATGAAAGCCACGCCCAGGCTGGTGCCAATATCAACGCATGGATGCGCGAGAAAAACCGCGACGGGCTGGACGCCATCGTGATCAACACCTCGGGTTGTGGGACAACCGTTAAAGATTACGGGCACATGTTCCGCAATGACGCGTTGGCCGAAGATGCTGCGACAGTGTCGGGGCTGGCGATGGATGTCAGCGAGCTTTTGATGACGCTGGACCTGCCCGAGGCGCAGATGAACAAGCGTGTCGCCTATCATTCGGCCTGCAGCCTGCAACATGGGCAACAGGTCAAGACGCACCCCAAAACCCTGTTGAAACGGGCAGGGTTCGAAGTCGTCGAGCCGGTCGACGCCCATCTGTGTTGCGGCTCTGCCGGAACATATAACCTGATGCAACCCGAGATTTCGCAAGAGCTCAAACGTCGCAAGGTTGCCAATCTGGAAGCCAAAACGCCTCAGATCATCGCGGCTGGAAATATCGGCTGCATGATGCAGATCGGGTCCGGCACATCAGTGCCGGTCGTTCACACCGTCGAATTGCTGGATTGGGCAACCGGAGGGCCACAGCCGCGTAAATTGACCTGA